A genome region from Gigantopelta aegis isolate Gae_Host chromosome 3, Gae_host_genome, whole genome shotgun sequence includes the following:
- the LOC121367533 gene encoding protein kish-B-like: MTNAYSFDGLLVFSLLVICTCAYMRRVPRLKQWFLTEKKGFLGVFYKASVIGTRLHIAVALSCMLMAVYVLVLK, translated from the exons ATGACCAATG catACTCGTTCGATGGTCTTCTGGTTTTCAGCTTGTTAGTGATCTGTACATGTGCCTATATGAGGAGAGTTCCTCGCTTGAAACAGTGGTTTTTGACAGAGAAGAAAGGATTTCTTGGTGTTTTCTATAAAG CGTCCGTGATTGGAACCCGTTTACACATAGCAGTGGCCTTGTCGTGTATGTTGATGGCAGTCTACGTATTGGTGCTAAAGTGA